The Streptomyces sp. NBC_00224 genome contains the following window.
CGCCTTGAGCAGCGCCAGCACCGGGCGGTACTGGCGCTGCTCCTGGCGGGCCAGGCCCGGCTCGCTGCCGAGGTACTGGGCTGCAACGCCCTCACCCACGCGACGGTCTACCGGCTTACCGGGGAAGCCGCCGAGACCGCCTACCGCGACCTGTGGCGCACCGTGCACCCTCCCGGTCCCCCCGCCTCGCCCCGCACCCTGGTGTGCCTGCAGGGCACAGAACTCACCGTCATCGCCCTGCACGACCGCCACGGCGACTCCCACCAGCGGTTCGCCCTCATGGCGCGGATCGCTGACCAGCACCGCCTGGCGGGCGGCACTGCGGAGCCGGTGCCGCTGGACATGCTCCCCACGGCCTGGGCAGAGGCCGCGACGGCGCGCAGCAGTGCGGCCGGGGGCTGCCTGGCGCCTGCCACCGGCTTGGGCGCCTACGAACTGCTCCATGTGATACCGCCCGACCGGCTGGCCGTCTGGTCCGCGCAAGTCCTCCACCCGCTGACCCGCGAGCAGCGCAAAACCCTAGAGGCCTACCTGCGCGCTGGCTCTGCGGCCGGCGCCGCATCGGCTCTCGCGGTCGCGGAAGGCACGGTGCGCCTGCGTCTACGCAATGCCAGCACCGCCCTCGCCGTGGAACTCGACGATCCCGGGACCCAAGCACTGCTCCTGCTAGCCGTCCGGGCACCCGCCTCGCACCCACCTCCCTCGGCTACCCGGCGGCTGCCAAGCCAGCCGTGTGTGCCACCCGAGCTTCTGCGGCCCGAACGCGCCCGCCGCTGGGCATCACAGCTACTGGAGCCCCTGGACCGTCCCTTGCGCATCGCGTTGCGCTGCTGGCTGGCCCACCGCGGCCGCACCGCCCCGGCGGCCGCCGAGCTGAACCTGAGCCGCAGCACCCTGACGCAGTGGCTAGCCCGGTGCAGCGAGGCTCTCGGGCTGGACCTGGCGTCGGCCGCCGTGCGGGCCGAACTCCACCTGGCCGCCGAAACACTCGCCACCGCCGATGACAACCCGGCCACCCTGCCCCGACGCGGCGGCCGCACCTATCGCACGTGAGGACCGCGAC
Protein-coding sequences here:
- a CDS encoding helix-turn-helix domain-containing protein; the encoded protein is MAEGWAVLVNRGGRAVHSSPPDAAAEGIRAAERPLAYRHLIVRKMTDSTLVIKPGSATPRKRVALIQSTAVDLLRLRATTRQVEESHRLEQRQHRAVLALLLAGQARLAAEVLGCNALTHATVYRLTGEAAETAYRDLWRTVHPPGPPASPRTLVCLQGTELTVIALHDRHGDSHQRFALMARIADQHRLAGGTAEPVPLDMLPTAWAEAATARSSAAGGCLAPATGLGAYELLHVIPPDRLAVWSAQVLHPLTREQRKTLEAYLRAGSAAGAASALAVAEGTVRLRLRNASTALAVELDDPGTQALLLLAVRAPASHPPPSATRRLPSQPCVPPELLRPERARRWASQLLEPLDRPLRIALRCWLAHRGRTAPAAAELNLSRSTLTQWLARCSEALGLDLASAAVRAELHLAAETLATADDNPATLPRRGGRTYRT